The Aureispira anguillae genome contains a region encoding:
- a CDS encoding rhomboid family intramembrane serine protease, giving the protein MQQQFNSLPEITKNIIILNLLMFLASITFGNFTYQNFVVYYVENEAFQPYQLVTSFFMHAGLFHIFMNMFVLFMFGSDVERTMGPKKFLFLYLSAGFGANLLSLGADYMHAHYLMSTLSPEQIMMAINNQGTNPDIINDATRELAGIWHKSALGASGATYGVLFTFAMLYPNRILYLLIPPMPIKAKYLAVGLAAMEFYQHVSNANTGIGHFVHLSGAAIAIGIVWFWRKQGAKF; this is encoded by the coding sequence ATGCAACAACAGTTTAATTCGCTGCCTGAGATCACTAAAAACATCATTATTTTAAATTTATTGATGTTTTTAGCTTCTATTACATTTGGAAATTTTACCTATCAAAACTTTGTCGTTTATTATGTAGAAAATGAGGCGTTCCAACCTTATCAGTTGGTCACTTCATTTTTTATGCATGCAGGGTTATTTCATATTTTCATGAATATGTTTGTTCTGTTTATGTTTGGTTCAGACGTAGAACGAACAATGGGACCCAAAAAATTCCTATTCCTATACCTATCAGCAGGTTTTGGAGCCAATTTACTTAGTTTGGGGGCAGATTATATGCATGCTCATTATTTAATGAGTACCCTCTCTCCAGAACAAATTATGATGGCCATAAACAATCAAGGCACAAATCCTGACATTATTAATGATGCGACAAGGGAGTTAGCTGGAATATGGCACAAAAGTGCTTTGGGAGCCTCAGGGGCTACGTATGGAGTATTGTTTACCTTTGCCATGCTTTACCCCAACAGGATTTTATATTTATTAATTCCTCCTATGCCGATCAAAGCCAAATACTTGGCGGTAGGTCTAGCTGCCATGGAATTTTACCAACACGTTTCGAACGCCAATACAGGCATTGGGCATTTTGTGCATTTATCAGGTGCTGCTATTGCCATTGGTATTGTTTGGTTTTGGCGAAAGCAGGGGGCAAAATTTTAA
- a CDS encoding rhomboid family protein, with amino-acid sequence MATNIWDDIKMRYQQGNTIIRLIMANVAVHVFVALISVFVFLITGWRDEYWNFVSEWFYFPSEIGKIPLRLWSIFTYMFLHDGLWHILMNMLVLYWFGQRLNDLLPNSKMLPIYIWGGIAGALFFAIGFNIFPPFSSAEGNLVGASASVMAIVLAAATLNPKGVIRLFLIGDVELQYVALVWVIINLIVIPGGNPGGALAHLGGAFMGWFFIYQLRKGNDLAQPINKVLGWFTRKKMTAHKQKKTKTHQKTERSFKAKMKVYKGGQKSDYYGNEYGRSFMQKYKEMSREECLNTILDKIKRSGYDSLTEDEKIFLDRYR; translated from the coding sequence ATGGCAACAAATATCTGGGATGATATAAAAATGCGTTATCAACAGGGAAACACCATAATTCGTTTAATTATGGCCAATGTTGCTGTACATGTCTTTGTTGCCTTGATTTCTGTATTTGTATTTTTAATCACAGGTTGGAGAGATGAATATTGGAATTTTGTTAGTGAATGGTTCTATTTTCCTTCCGAAATAGGAAAAATTCCACTTCGTTTGTGGAGTATTTTTACCTATATGTTTTTGCACGATGGGCTTTGGCATATTCTGATGAATATGTTAGTACTCTATTGGTTTGGTCAACGACTCAATGATTTGCTGCCCAACAGCAAAATGCTGCCCATTTATATTTGGGGAGGTATTGCAGGGGCTTTATTTTTTGCCATTGGCTTTAATATTTTCCCTCCCTTTTCTAGCGCAGAAGGCAACTTAGTAGGCGCATCAGCTAGTGTAATGGCCATTGTGTTGGCGGCTGCAACACTCAATCCCAAAGGGGTAATTCGCCTCTTTCTTATTGGTGATGTTGAATTGCAATATGTCGCTTTAGTCTGGGTCATTATTAATCTTATCGTTATCCCAGGTGGTAATCCTGGTGGAGCATTGGCACATTTAGGAGGTGCATTTATGGGCTGGTTTTTTATCTATCAGTTAAGAAAAGGAAATGATTTGGCTCAGCCCATAAATAAAGTCTTAGGTTGGTTTACTCGAAAAAAAATGACTGCTCACAAGCAGAAAAAAACTAAAACACATCAAAAGACAGAGCGCTCTTTCAAAGCAAAAATGAAAGTGTATAAAGGAGGACAAAAATCAGACTATTATGGCAATGAATATGGACGTTCATTCATGCAAAAATATAAGGAGATGTCTAGAGAAGAATGCCTAAATACGATTTTAGACAAAATTAAACGCTCAGGATATGATAGTTTAACCGAAGATGAAAAGATATTTTTAGATCGTTATAGATAA
- a CDS encoding NifU family protein → MDNKKVTKPPVMLYTEQTPNPETLKFVTNQMLYPRKMADFPADQKELAQEWSPLATALFGFDYVHGVYICNNFVTVTKAADMEWSTVMMELKTFIKGYIEEGNEVMKEGFEEVKAKIEAEEEEQYTGDDAELVAKIKQLLDKYVRPAVEMDGGNIKFHSFDNGVVNVILQGACSGCPSSSGTLKVGIEGMLKRMVPEVKSVEAIMG, encoded by the coding sequence ATGGACAATAAAAAAGTGACTAAACCACCAGTAATGCTCTACACAGAGCAAACCCCTAATCCAGAAACACTAAAGTTTGTTACCAACCAAATGCTTTACCCTCGTAAAATGGCAGATTTCCCTGCTGATCAAAAGGAATTAGCACAAGAATGGTCGCCTTTAGCAACTGCATTATTTGGTTTCGACTATGTTCATGGTGTTTATATTTGTAACAACTTTGTTACGGTTACCAAAGCAGCAGATATGGAGTGGTCAACCGTTATGATGGAACTCAAAACCTTTATAAAAGGTTACATTGAAGAAGGTAATGAGGTCATGAAAGAAGGCTTTGAAGAGGTAAAAGCCAAAATAGAGGCAGAAGAGGAGGAACAATATACTGGAGACGATGCAGAATTAGTAGCAAAAATCAAACAATTGCTAGACAAATACGTACGCCCAGCAGTAGAAATGGATGGAGGTAATATTAAATTTCATTCGTTTGACAATGGAGTCGTAAATGTAATACTTCAAGGGGCTTGTAGTGGCTGTCCATCTTCCTCTGGAACCCTAAAAGTAGGTATAGAAGGTATGCTAAAACGTATGGTTCCTGAGGTAAAATCGGTAGAAGCAATCATGGGCTAA